One Methanobacterium sp. genomic region harbors:
- a CDS encoding dihydroorotate dehydrogenase electron transfer subunit: MHAPKVVEIKRIIEETDTIKTFIFNWDGEPAKPGQFMMLWNFHDEKPMSVSLIDPIKEEIGISIKNIGPFTEAIHSLQVGDKLGLRGPYGRGFEITGSKILAVGGGVGMAPISAFVNEARDRGADVDVISAATTKNELLFMDELRAVDVNAYACTDDGSFGFCGFATEFMEEIIKEKDYDMVVTCGPEIMMKGVFEIVDKLKIPAQFSMERYMKCGIGICGQCCVDDTGWRICAEGPVFWTDEVRLITEFGKYKRDASGIKHDI, translated from the coding sequence ATGCATGCTCCAAAAGTTGTTGAAATCAAAAGGATAATTGAAGAAACTGATACCATTAAAACGTTCATTTTCAATTGGGACGGCGAACCTGCAAAGCCAGGGCAGTTCATGATGTTATGGAATTTTCATGATGAAAAACCAATGTCAGTATCATTAATTGACCCCATAAAAGAAGAAATAGGTATATCTATTAAAAATATAGGCCCATTTACAGAAGCTATCCATTCCCTCCAAGTTGGAGATAAACTCGGCCTTAGAGGACCTTATGGGCGCGGATTTGAAATAACTGGATCTAAAATCCTTGCAGTGGGAGGAGGAGTTGGAATGGCACCCATATCAGCTTTCGTGAACGAAGCACGTGATAGAGGCGCGGATGTAGATGTTATAAGTGCAGCCACCACAAAAAATGAACTTTTATTCATGGATGAACTTAGGGCAGTTGATGTCAACGCTTATGCATGTACCGATGACGGGAGTTTTGGATTCTGCGGGTTTGCCACTGAATTTATGGAAGAGATCATTAAAGAAAAGGACTATGATATGGTGGTGACCTGCGGCCCTGAGATAATGATGAAAGGGGTCTTTGAAATAGTAGATAAACTAAAAATCCCGGCTCAGTTTTCAATGGAACGTTATATGAAATGCGGCATCGGAATATGCGGGCAGTGCTGCGTTGATGATACTGGGTGGAGGATATGTGCAGAAGGCCCTGTTTTCTGGACAGATGAAGTAAGGTTAATTACCGAATTTGGAAAATACAAAAGAGATGCATCAGGTATCAAGCATGATATTTAG